One genomic window of Camelina sativa cultivar DH55 chromosome 5, Cs, whole genome shotgun sequence includes the following:
- the LOC104785918 gene encoding 40S ribosomal protein S14-2-like, translated as MSSKRKTKEPKVETVTLGPTVREGEHVFGVVHIFASFNDTFIHVTDLSGRETLVRITGGMKVKADRDESSPYAAMLAAQDVAQRCKELGITAIHVKLRATGGNKTKTPGPGAQSALRALARSGMKIGRIEDVTPVPTDSTRRKGGRRGRRL; from the exons ATG TCGTCGAAGAGAAAGACTAAGGAGCCTAAGGTTGAGACTGTGACTCTTGGACCAACTGTTCGTGAGGGAGAGCATGTTTTCGGTGTTGTCCACATCTTTGCTTCATTCAACGACACTTTCATT CATGTTACTGATTTGTCTGGACGTGAAACACTTGTCCGTATCACTG GTGGGATGAAGGTGAAAGCTGACAGAGATGAGTCCTCACCTTATGCTGCTATGCTTGCTGCGCAAGATGTTGCCCAGCGATGCAAG GAACTTGGAATCACCGCCATTCATGTGAAGCTCCGTGCCACAGGTGGAAACAAGACCAAGACACCTGGTCCTGGAGCCCAGTCTGCTCTTAGAGCCCTTGCTCGTTCTGGCATGAAAATTGGCCGTATCG aggATGTTACTCCCGTCCCAACAGACAGTACCCGCCGAAAGGGTGGTAGAAGGGGTAGGAGGCTCTGA
- the LOC104785919 gene encoding uncharacterized protein LOC104785919, whose amino-acid sequence MSFTAAALFVPPPVTVRSPARILRRPSIPCLLQTNGAPGRRKIKKSVVANASPGNGGVRAGEEDGVSLGTMKLPGNTDVARFETLLFQWANSLCQGANLPLPVPLKVDRISGGARLGFIVMENEGKTDVPVYIDCLVNQTKEDGLVFQATRHGRKKDKAPPGEERIMRSLLGALKRAVELARIA is encoded by the exons ATGTCTTTCACAGCAGCGGCTCTCTTTGTTCCGCCTCCCGTTACCGTCCGATCTCCGGCTAGAATTCTTCGCCGTCCATCAATTCCATGTCTGCTTCAGACGAATGGCGCACCAGGCCGCCGGAAAATAAAGAAGTCGGTCGTAGCAAATGCGTCGCCGGGAAACGGAGGCGTCAGAGCGGGGGAAGAAGATGGAGTTTCTCTGGGTACAATGAAGCTTCCGGGGAACACAGATGTCGCGAGATTCGAAACTCTTCTTTTCCAG TGGGCGAACAGTCTTTGCCAAGGAGCCAATCTGCCACTTCCTGTTCCTCTCAAG gTGGATAGAATAAGTGGAGGAGCAAGGTTAGGATTCATCGTGATGGAGAATGAAGGCAAGACCGATGTTCCGGTTTACATTGACTGTTTGGTTAACCAAACAAAGGAGGATGGTTTGGTGTTCCAAGCGACACGTCATGGACGGAAGAAAGACAAAGCACCTCCGGGAGAAGAAAGAATCATGAGAAGCCTCTTAGGTGCCCTCAAAAGAGCTGTTGAGCTTGCTCGAATCGCCTAA